A stretch of the Archangium violaceum genome encodes the following:
- a CDS encoding serine/threonine-protein kinase: MSARCPRCAMPVDDKRLAVCPGCLLGEDMEDPGRIGALELEEEIGRGGMGRVFRARHVRLDRPVAVKFLAGEAASSPEAQARFAREARALALLDHPNIVRVHDFGDEECERFLVMELVEGRSLAELLPLAPAEAVRVALQVCDALAYAHARGVVHRDIKPANILVDGEGRVKVTDFGVARIVRQEGPRDTLTAAHTVVGTPEYMAPEALAGAPPAPRMDVYALGVLLHEMVTGRPPVAGASSLPGALGTVVRRAVALEPSRRYASAQAMGLDLRRLADGAAEAALPPDEAIWLRAVAVLQAVACALVLWALVVSVTPRVVHPHELDPLTMQPAARLADGRWVTRARFEIGPILGAVAGLAVALAAYGLLRRHWRHEGLDVPAPEVPLHEGRTFLGVAIACSGLFLLRGVLEWGASISMPPFMPLVGGLLELTALYLLCVSTLEAWRRQRPLSREPVMWAGLVLMLMPPVLEFGLYLWRWRP; encoded by the coding sequence ATGAGTGCCCGCTGCCCGCGCTGCGCGATGCCCGTGGACGACAAGCGCCTGGCGGTGTGTCCCGGCTGTCTCCTGGGCGAGGACATGGAGGATCCGGGGCGGATCGGCGCGTTGGAGCTGGAGGAGGAGATCGGCCGCGGAGGCATGGGCCGCGTCTTCCGCGCGCGCCACGTGAGGCTGGACCGTCCGGTGGCGGTGAAGTTCCTCGCGGGTGAGGCTGCTTCCAGCCCCGAGGCGCAGGCCCGGTTCGCCCGGGAGGCGAGGGCGCTGGCGCTGTTGGACCATCCGAACATCGTCCGGGTGCACGACTTCGGAGACGAGGAATGCGAGCGCTTCCTGGTGATGGAGCTGGTGGAGGGCCGCTCCCTGGCGGAGCTGCTGCCGCTGGCTCCGGCGGAGGCCGTGCGCGTGGCGCTCCAGGTCTGCGACGCGCTGGCCTACGCGCACGCGCGCGGCGTGGTGCACCGGGACATCAAACCCGCCAACATCCTCGTGGACGGAGAGGGGCGGGTGAAGGTGACGGACTTCGGCGTCGCGCGCATCGTGCGCCAGGAGGGGCCGCGAGACACGCTCACCGCCGCGCATACCGTGGTGGGGACTCCCGAGTACATGGCGCCCGAGGCGCTCGCTGGAGCACCCCCCGCGCCGCGCATGGATGTGTACGCGTTGGGCGTGCTGCTGCACGAGATGGTGACGGGCCGGCCACCGGTGGCGGGGGCGTCCTCCCTGCCGGGGGCGCTCGGGACGGTGGTGCGGAGGGCGGTGGCGCTCGAGCCCTCGCGGCGCTACGCGAGTGCCCAGGCCATGGGTCTGGACCTGCGGCGGCTCGCGGACGGGGCGGCGGAGGCGGCGCTGCCTCCGGACGAGGCCATCTGGCTGCGCGCGGTGGCGGTGTTGCAGGCGGTGGCGTGCGCGCTGGTGTTGTGGGCGCTCGTCGTGTCGGTGACGCCCCGGGTGGTGCACCCCCACGAGTTGGATCCGCTCACCATGCAGCCCGCGGCCCGGCTCGCGGATGGCCGGTGGGTGACGCGGGCGCGCTTCGAGATAGGCCCCATCCTGGGCGCGGTGGCGGGGCTCGCGGTGGCGCTCGCGGCGTACGGCCTGCTGCGCAGACACTGGCGCCACGAGGGACTGGACGTACCCGCGCCAGAGGTACCGCTGCACGAGGGCCGGACCTTCCTGGGGGTGGCGATTGCCTGCTCGGGCCTGTTCCTCCTGCGCGGCGTGCTGGAGTGGGGCGCGAGCATCTCGATGCCTCCCTTCATGCCGCTGGTGGGAGGACTGCTGGAGCTGACGGCGCTCTACCTCCTGTGCGTCTCCACCCTGGAGGCCTGGCGACGCCAGCGGCCACTCTCCCGCGAGCCGGTGATGTGGGCCGGGCTCGTCCTGATGCTGATGCCGCCGGTGCTCGAGTTCGGTCTCTACCTGTGGCGCTGGCGGCCCTGA
- a CDS encoding M1 family metallopeptidase encodes MKPNHPRRVFFLLVMSVWACRSTDPETEVPEVADESLQCPGPGDGTELPACPSLCDSLELASQPLPPSAQDLSRDILSTALDVKLDSLNATALIQMAGTTSRALSLKVGNLRITDVRSRCGKLSYTVKDGQLDIGVPEWASFVLVDYTLTPSSNFDGYLPTGTTFSWPSFCANLFPCHPALADSTKFSLKLSNVPEGKTAVYPTHIPGEAPPYMLAWAVGEYTEKALGTTTAGTQVSVWYLPGEEAAALEGTPHLEDAVDFFEQRYGAYTFGTKVGSVSANWGEGAYGGMEHHPYWHVAADAMNDKLVHHHEAAHGWFGNGVRIQCWEDFVLSEGTAEYLTARSVRETESVEAEEQVWATWKGELERAVARGDTVALPDATCNQIDILTHPLWSNIPYKKGAFFYRALEKEIGTEAMDRVLAGFYRSHVGGTARMQQMLELVKAETGYDPKPLADTWLRGLGVPADVP; translated from the coding sequence ATGAAACCGAATCATCCAAGAAGGGTGTTCTTCCTGCTCGTGATGAGCGTTTGGGCCTGTCGCTCCACGGATCCCGAAACCGAAGTGCCGGAGGTGGCCGATGAATCGCTGCAGTGCCCGGGGCCAGGGGACGGCACGGAGCTGCCCGCATGTCCGAGCCTCTGCGACTCGCTGGAGCTGGCCTCACAGCCACTACCTCCGTCAGCGCAGGATCTGTCGCGCGACATCCTCTCCACGGCGCTGGACGTGAAGCTCGACTCGCTGAACGCCACGGCCCTCATCCAGATGGCGGGCACCACGAGCCGCGCCCTCTCGTTGAAGGTAGGCAACCTTCGAATCACCGATGTGCGCAGCCGCTGCGGCAAGCTGAGCTACACCGTGAAGGACGGGCAGCTGGACATCGGCGTTCCCGAATGGGCGAGCTTCGTCCTCGTCGACTACACGCTCACCCCGTCATCGAACTTCGATGGCTACCTGCCCACCGGCACCACCTTCAGCTGGCCCTCCTTCTGCGCCAACCTCTTCCCCTGCCACCCGGCCCTGGCCGACAGCACGAAGTTCTCGCTCAAGCTCAGCAACGTGCCCGAGGGCAAGACGGCGGTCTACCCCACCCACATCCCGGGCGAGGCCCCGCCCTATATGCTGGCCTGGGCGGTGGGCGAGTACACGGAGAAGGCACTGGGCACCACCACGGCGGGGACGCAGGTCTCCGTCTGGTACCTGCCGGGAGAGGAGGCCGCGGCCCTCGAGGGCACCCCGCACCTCGAGGACGCGGTGGACTTCTTCGAGCAGCGCTACGGCGCCTATACCTTCGGCACCAAGGTGGGCTCGGTCTCGGCCAACTGGGGCGAGGGGGCCTATGGCGGAATGGAACACCACCCCTACTGGCACGTGGCCGCCGATGCCATGAATGACAAACTGGTCCACCACCACGAGGCGGCGCATGGCTGGTTCGGCAATGGCGTGCGCATCCAGTGCTGGGAGGATTTCGTCCTCTCCGAGGGCACCGCCGAGTACCTGACGGCCCGCTCGGTGCGCGAGACCGAGAGCGTGGAGGCCGAGGAGCAGGTGTGGGCCACCTGGAAGGGAGAGCTGGAGAGGGCCGTGGCACGCGGTGACACGGTCGCCCTGCCGGATGCCACCTGCAATCAGATCGACATCCTCACCCACCCGCTCTGGTCCAACATCCCCTACAAGAAGGGAGCCTTCTTCTACCGCGCGCTGGAGAAGGAGATTGGCACCGAGGCGATGGACCGCGTGCTGGCCGGTTTCTACCGGAGCCACGTGGGCGGCACGGCCCGCATGCAGCAGATGCTGGAGCTCGTGAAGGCCGAGACGGGCTATGACCCCAAGCCGCTCGCCGATACCTGGCTGCGCGGCCTAGGGGTGCCAGCCGACGTCCCTTGA
- a CDS encoding (2Fe-2S)-binding protein: MSIRVRINGVDRVLDVDPEMPLLWALRDVLGLTGTKYGCGQALCGACTVHINGQVVRACVTPVRRAAGGSVTTIEGLSPDGNHPLQRAWVDLGVPQCGFCQAGQIMTAAALLEKKPKPTDEEIDQSLAGNLCRCGTYTRIRAAVKKAAGLSEE, from the coding sequence ATGAGCATTCGCGTTCGCATCAACGGCGTCGACCGGGTGCTCGACGTCGATCCGGAAATGCCGCTGCTCTGGGCGCTGCGCGATGTGCTCGGCCTCACCGGCACGAAGTACGGCTGTGGCCAGGCGCTGTGTGGCGCGTGCACCGTCCACATCAATGGCCAGGTGGTCCGCGCGTGCGTGACTCCGGTCCGCCGTGCGGCGGGGGGCTCGGTGACGACCATCGAGGGGCTCTCGCCGGACGGCAACCACCCCTTGCAGCGCGCCTGGGTCGACCTGGGCGTTCCGCAGTGCGGGTTCTGCCAGGCGGGGCAGATCATGACCGCGGCGGCCCTGCTCGAGAAGAAGCCGAAGCCCACCGATGAGGAGATCGATCAGTCGCTCGCGGGCAACCTGTGCCGCTGCGGCACGTACACGCGCATTCGCGCGGCCGTGAAGAAGGCCGCCGGGCTTTCCGAGGAATAG
- a CDS encoding Isoquinoline 1-oxidoreductase subunit has protein sequence MTPSLTLWASVLVLMGTAGCSKRQPEPTARLSELLPQVGPNELRSPEAFGVIEDRADRSRALFLEASRVLLHPRCANCHPDGDSPYQRTGLQSHHPPVVRGPEDRGVVGMECTSCHQERNVELARVPGAPNWHLAPRSMAWVGKSPRAVCEQLKDPSRNGGKTLEQIVEHNAHDELVGWGWAPGADREPAPGTQKSFGAIVAAWVETGAECPSEEARP, from the coding sequence ATGACACCCTCACTCACCCTCTGGGCGTCCGTCCTCGTCCTGATGGGCACGGCGGGTTGCAGTAAACGTCAGCCCGAGCCGACCGCGCGGCTGTCCGAGCTCCTGCCCCAGGTCGGCCCCAACGAGCTCCGTTCGCCCGAGGCGTTCGGCGTCATCGAGGATCGGGCCGATCGCTCACGTGCGCTCTTCCTGGAAGCCAGCCGGGTGCTGCTCCACCCGCGGTGCGCGAACTGCCATCCCGACGGGGACTCGCCCTATCAGCGCACCGGGCTGCAGTCGCACCATCCGCCGGTGGTGCGTGGCCCCGAGGATCGCGGCGTGGTTGGAATGGAATGCACGAGCTGTCATCAGGAGCGGAACGTCGAGCTCGCTCGTGTCCCCGGTGCTCCGAACTGGCATCTCGCTCCCCGGTCGATGGCCTGGGTGGGCAAGAGTCCTCGCGCCGTCTGTGAGCAGCTGAAGGACCCGTCTCGAAATGGCGGGAAGACGCTGGAGCAGATCGTCGAGCACAACGCGCACGATGAGCTCGTGGGCTGGGGGTGGGCACCCGGGGCGGACCGGGAGCCGGCGCCGGGCACGCAGAAGAGCTTCGGGGCGATCGTGGCGGCATGGGTGGAAACGGGCGCGGAGTGCCCGAGCGAGGAGGCAAGGCCATGA
- a CDS encoding class I SAM-dependent methyltransferase has translation MRLGVIPENPLERLVLAAGLVPRPVAETQLAFTFARAVMAGVELGFFEALKEQARTVEEVARERGTHPRATEALLNCLVGCDYLAYEDSTRRYSLRPVSRKWLLNDSPHSLANKMRFQLLEWEYLGQLESVVRSGKPIAMHSSNSAEEWHAYQAGMVDIGRLGLEEVVLRTPIPKGARRMLDIGGSGGTYSAAFLRKYPGLRATILDLEAAVAHARPFVEAHQLGARLGLVAGDVLGDDLGEGTYDFVFMSMVAHHFSSEQNLAVARKVFRALAPGGVFVLQDFERGKRPSPKNQVGALTDLYFALTSQSGTWTLDEMRDWLRQAGFTPRRSVKFRTSPGMVQVVGVKA, from the coding sequence ATGCGTCTGGGTGTCATTCCCGAGAATCCCTTGGAGCGGCTCGTGCTCGCGGCGGGGCTCGTCCCCAGGCCTGTCGCCGAGACACAACTCGCCTTCACGTTCGCGCGTGCCGTGATGGCGGGGGTCGAGCTGGGATTCTTCGAGGCACTCAAGGAGCAGGCCAGGACGGTCGAGGAGGTCGCCCGGGAGCGAGGCACGCACCCGCGAGCCACCGAGGCGCTCCTCAACTGCCTGGTGGGGTGTGACTATCTGGCGTACGAGGACTCGACGCGCCGGTACTCGCTGCGGCCGGTGAGCCGCAAGTGGCTCCTGAACGACAGCCCCCACTCACTCGCCAACAAGATGCGCTTCCAGCTGCTCGAGTGGGAGTACCTCGGGCAGCTCGAGTCGGTCGTCCGCAGTGGCAAGCCCATCGCGATGCACAGCTCGAACAGCGCGGAGGAGTGGCACGCGTACCAGGCGGGCATGGTCGACATCGGCCGGCTCGGTCTGGAGGAGGTGGTGCTCCGGACGCCCATCCCCAAGGGGGCTCGCCGGATGCTCGACATCGGCGGCTCGGGAGGCACCTACTCCGCGGCCTTCCTGCGCAAGTACCCCGGGCTGCGGGCGACGATCCTGGACCTCGAGGCGGCGGTCGCTCATGCGCGCCCGTTCGTGGAGGCGCATCAGCTCGGAGCGCGCCTCGGCCTCGTCGCGGGAGACGTGCTCGGCGACGACCTGGGAGAGGGCACCTACGACTTCGTGTTCATGTCCATGGTGGCGCACCACTTCTCGAGCGAGCAGAACCTCGCGGTGGCACGCAAGGTCTTCCGTGCGCTCGCCCCGGGCGGGGTGTTCGTGCTCCAGGACTTCGAGCGTGGGAAGCGGCCGTCTCCGAAGAACCAGGTGGGTGCGTTGACGGATCTCTATTTCGCCCTCACCAGCCAGTCCGGGACCTGGACCCTCGATGAGATGCGGGATTGGCTCCGGCAGGCGGGCTTCACCCCGCGCAGGTCCGTGAAGTTTCGCACGTCCCCGGGGATGGTGCAGGTGGTAGGGGTCAAGGCATGA
- a CDS encoding GIY-YIG nuclease family protein, protein MTPPDDRSGRGGPTSRAELKRAYKEKPPPMGVYAVRNRVNGKVLVGAALNAPGMLNRIRFELDTGKHPQPDLQEDWRRHGADNFTFEVLDVLPPSEEPGSTDPKEELKVLEALWLDRLRPYGEAGYNEPPAQDR, encoded by the coding sequence ATGACCCCCCCTGATGACCGCTCCGGGCGCGGCGGCCCGACGTCGCGCGCCGAATTGAAACGGGCCTATAAGGAAAAACCTCCTCCGATGGGCGTGTACGCGGTCCGCAACCGCGTCAATGGCAAGGTGCTGGTGGGCGCGGCCCTCAACGCCCCGGGCATGCTCAACCGCATCCGCTTCGAGCTGGACACCGGCAAACACCCCCAACCCGACCTGCAGGAGGACTGGCGACGCCACGGTGCCGACAACTTCACCTTCGAGGTGCTCGACGTCCTGCCTCCCTCGGAGGAGCCGGGCAGCACGGACCCGAAGGAGGAGCTGAAGGTCCTGGAGGCGCTCTGGCTGGATCGGCTCCGGCCTTATGGCGAGGCCGGCTACAACGAGCCTCCGGCCCAGGACCGATGA
- a CDS encoding helix-turn-helix domain-containing protein codes for MKGKGRKKEQGAKKAEAPPPEAPSSEEEWAYEVAHSDASTDLAPIVGRNLRRLRTQRGLSLERLAKASGVSRAMLGQIELGQSAPTINVIWKIARALGIPFSALISTTAQSGTRLMRANQSKRLASHDGSFSSRALFPFDEPRRVEFYELRLAAHAEEHADAHPPGTMENLVVTVGTVEIDRGDEHHVLAAGDAILFEADVAHVYRNTGNVDAVMYLVMTYAETVG; via the coding sequence GTGAAGGGAAAGGGGCGGAAGAAGGAGCAGGGCGCCAAGAAGGCGGAAGCTCCCCCACCCGAAGCACCCTCCTCCGAGGAGGAGTGGGCCTACGAGGTGGCGCACTCGGATGCGTCGACCGATCTGGCGCCCATCGTGGGCCGCAACCTGCGCCGTCTGCGCACCCAGCGGGGCCTGTCCCTGGAGCGGCTGGCCAAGGCGTCCGGGGTGAGCCGGGCCATGCTGGGGCAGATCGAGCTGGGGCAGAGCGCGCCCACCATCAACGTCATCTGGAAGATCGCCCGGGCGTTGGGCATCCCGTTCTCGGCGCTGATCAGCACCACGGCGCAGAGCGGTACCCGGTTGATGCGCGCCAATCAGTCGAAGCGGCTCGCCTCCCATGACGGGAGCTTCAGCTCGCGCGCGCTCTTCCCGTTCGACGAGCCGAGGCGCGTGGAGTTCTACGAGCTGCGGCTGGCCGCGCACGCCGAGGAGCACGCGGACGCGCACCCGCCGGGGACGATGGAGAACCTGGTGGTGACGGTGGGGACGGTGGAGATCGACCGGGGTGACGAGCACCACGTGCTGGCCGCGGGAGACGCGATCCTGTTCGAGGCGGACGTGGCGCACGTCTACCGGAACACGGGCAACGTGGACGCGGTGATGTACCTGGTGATGACGTACGCGGAGACGGTCGGCTAG
- a CDS encoding DMT family transporter, with product MNPYLLLGISILSEVMGTSALRASQGFTRILPSVIVVVCYGTAFYLMSQALKSLPLGFTYAVWSGVGTALTAMIGWLYFRDAFNWGALGGIALIIAGVVVLNLSGGARH from the coding sequence ATGAACCCGTACCTGCTGCTCGGCATCTCCATTCTCTCGGAGGTCATGGGAACCAGCGCGCTGCGTGCCAGCCAGGGTTTCACCCGGATCCTGCCGAGTGTCATCGTGGTCGTCTGTTACGGCACGGCCTTCTACCTCATGAGCCAGGCGTTGAAGTCGCTGCCGCTTGGTTTCACGTACGCCGTGTGGAGCGGCGTGGGCACGGCCCTCACCGCGATGATCGGGTGGCTGTACTTCCGGGACGCGTTCAACTGGGGCGCGCTCGGAGGCATCGCGCTGATCATCGCGGGCGTCGTGGTCCTGAATCTCAGCGGAGGCGCGCGGCACTGA
- a CDS encoding RNA polymerase sigma factor: MSADPREEGPGAFPPTRWTLIRSARASPEARRAALESLLRTYWRPLYVFMRRQGLDAEAARDAVQELLLRLLEHDFLERLSPEKGRLRGYLLTAARNHLVHRHERSNAARRGGGVAALPLDFELAERIASEDAQAPDEAFEREWASSVMERALERLKAEFDRGERKGPFALVLQFFRPGEPPSYRDAAEAHGMSLPQLKTFLHRARVRYRELVREEVVDTVGGPEEAEAELAELLRVLKR, encoded by the coding sequence ATGAGCGCAGATCCGCGAGAGGAGGGGCCGGGCGCCTTCCCACCCACGCGCTGGACCCTCATTCGCTCGGCACGGGCCTCTCCGGAGGCACGGCGCGCGGCGCTCGAGTCGCTGCTGCGTACCTACTGGCGCCCGCTCTACGTCTTCATGCGCCGCCAGGGGCTGGACGCGGAGGCCGCGCGAGACGCCGTGCAGGAGCTGCTGCTGCGGCTGCTGGAGCACGACTTCCTCGAGCGCCTGAGCCCCGAGAAGGGCCGGTTGCGGGGCTACCTGCTGACGGCCGCGCGCAACCACCTCGTCCACCGTCACGAGCGCTCGAACGCCGCCCGGCGGGGCGGGGGCGTGGCCGCGCTGCCCTTGGACTTCGAGCTGGCGGAGCGGATCGCCTCCGAGGATGCCCAGGCTCCGGACGAGGCCTTCGAGCGGGAGTGGGCCTCGAGCGTCATGGAGCGGGCCCTGGAGCGGCTGAAGGCCGAGTTCGACAGGGGCGAGCGCAAGGGCCCCTTCGCGCTGGTGCTCCAGTTCTTCCGTCCGGGCGAGCCGCCGAGCTACCGGGATGCGGCGGAGGCGCACGGCATGTCGCTGCCGCAGCTCAAGACGTTCCTCCACCGGGCGCGGGTGCGCTACCGCGAGCTGGTGCGCGAGGAGGTGGTGGACACGGTGGGAGGACCCGAGGAGGCGGAGGCGGAGCTCGCCGAGCTGCTCCGGGTGCTGAAGAGATGA
- a CDS encoding thiol-disulfide oxidoreductase DCC family protein, whose product MRTLCVLYDETCGFCVSCARWLGEQCVLVELECLPAGSEEAARRFPELRRSGGSEELVVVDDEGGVYRDTHAWLMVLWALEDYRDWAQRLSRPALMPLARNAFELLSRNRRRVSSWLSLEDETLRTELERAGAPDAPKCAPGDEACRLPGGMRCEGCGRPLARGRTACPHCLADVVRGAFPSPSGRGTG is encoded by the coding sequence ATGCGTACCCTCTGCGTGCTGTATGACGAGACGTGTGGCTTCTGCGTGAGCTGTGCCCGGTGGCTGGGGGAGCAGTGCGTGCTGGTGGAGCTCGAATGCCTCCCGGCCGGCAGCGAGGAGGCGGCGAGACGCTTTCCCGAGCTGCGCCGCTCGGGTGGCTCGGAGGAACTGGTGGTGGTGGACGACGAGGGAGGCGTCTACCGGGACACCCATGCGTGGCTGATGGTGCTGTGGGCCCTGGAGGACTACCGGGACTGGGCGCAGCGGTTGTCCCGGCCCGCGTTGATGCCACTCGCGCGCAACGCCTTCGAATTGCTCTCCCGCAACCGGCGGAGGGTGTCCTCCTGGCTGAGCCTGGAGGACGAAACCCTCCGGACGGAGCTGGAGCGGGCCGGCGCTCCCGATGCCCCGAAGTGCGCTCCGGGAGACGAGGCCTGCCGCCTGCCGGGCGGGATGCGGTGCGAGGGATGTGGCAGGCCCCTGGCGAGGGGACGCACCGCCTGCCCGCACTGCCTGGCGGACGTGGTGCGAGGAGCTTTCCCCTCTCCCTCTGGGAGAGGGACAGGGTGA
- a CDS encoding xanthine dehydrogenase family protein molybdopterin-binding subunit encodes MSKRPMLIARRSFLAGLNLAVGGLAVGFLTSDSLAEEPSGRRSGPKPKTSSQAQESAVPGLNPNVFVHVAPDGQVTIVCHRSEMGQGIRSSLPVLIADELGADMARVKITQADGDPAYGDQNTDGSNSVRGIYEDMRRVGATARTMLIAAAAKRWKVAPDTCEASDHVVLHRPSGRKLGFGELALEAGKLPVPKPADVRLRPKDELRRVGRPLPLIDGPAYVNGSAVFGADVRLPGMLTAVIARPPVVGGRVARFDASRALAIPGVKRVIEMPVPKAPYMFQPWGGVAVLADNTWAAMRGREALEISWEHGENATYDSEKFREELTASVRAPGKVYRNVGDADGALARAARVIEAEYHVPHLPHVSMEPPVAVARVEGDTCEVWAPSQHPQAARAEAARVLGMPVEKVTVHVTFLGGGFGRKSKADFVSEAAWLAKEVGVPVRVQWTREDDVHHDYYNTVSMQRLSAGLDERGKVIAWKHRTAFPPIGSTFAPTNLPSVRDLQQGVLDLGLGVPNLRAEACQANAHVRIGWLRSVYNIFHAFSVNSFIDEIAHARGEDPRDVMLEVLGPPRTMGLAELGVEQLTNYGMSLDVHPVDVGRLRRVIERVTQLAPWRDRKKEDRALGLAAHRSFLSYVAVVASVVRNPSGKLSVDEAWVVVDAGTVINPDRTRAQMEGSVIFGMSLALYGGVTMKGGAVEQSNFRDLRLVRIGEAPRKIHVEIISSDGPPGGIGEPGVPPVAPAIANALFALTGTRVRELPLSRALQV; translated from the coding sequence ATGAGCAAGCGACCCATGTTGATTGCCCGGCGCTCCTTCCTCGCGGGGCTGAACCTCGCCGTGGGAGGCCTCGCCGTTGGTTTCCTGACCAGCGACAGCCTGGCGGAAGAGCCGTCGGGGCGGCGCTCCGGACCGAAGCCGAAGACGAGCTCCCAGGCCCAGGAATCGGCCGTCCCCGGCCTGAACCCGAACGTCTTCGTGCACGTGGCCCCGGATGGGCAGGTGACGATCGTCTGCCACCGCTCCGAGATGGGGCAGGGCATCCGAAGCTCCCTTCCCGTGCTGATCGCCGACGAGCTCGGCGCGGACATGGCCCGGGTGAAGATCACCCAGGCGGATGGCGACCCGGCCTACGGAGACCAGAACACCGACGGCTCCAACAGCGTCCGCGGCATCTACGAGGACATGCGCCGCGTGGGTGCCACCGCGCGTACGATGTTGATCGCCGCCGCGGCGAAGCGGTGGAAGGTGGCGCCGGACACCTGCGAGGCGAGTGACCACGTCGTGCTCCACCGTCCGAGCGGGCGCAAGCTCGGTTTCGGCGAGCTCGCGCTCGAGGCGGGCAAGCTCCCCGTCCCCAAGCCGGCGGATGTCCGGCTGCGTCCGAAGGACGAGCTTCGTCGCGTGGGCCGGCCGTTGCCGCTCATCGACGGGCCCGCCTACGTCAACGGGAGCGCGGTCTTCGGCGCCGACGTCCGGCTCCCCGGCATGCTCACGGCGGTGATCGCCCGGCCTCCGGTGGTGGGAGGACGCGTGGCGCGGTTCGACGCCAGCCGCGCGCTCGCCATCCCCGGAGTGAAGCGCGTCATCGAGATGCCGGTGCCGAAGGCCCCGTACATGTTCCAGCCCTGGGGCGGCGTCGCCGTTCTGGCGGACAACACCTGGGCGGCGATGCGGGGCCGCGAGGCGCTGGAGATCTCCTGGGAGCATGGGGAGAACGCGACGTATGACTCGGAGAAGTTCCGCGAGGAGCTGACCGCGTCGGTACGGGCGCCCGGCAAGGTCTACCGCAACGTCGGAGATGCCGACGGCGCCCTCGCCAGGGCCGCGCGCGTGATCGAGGCCGAGTACCACGTCCCCCACCTCCCCCATGTCTCGATGGAGCCGCCGGTCGCGGTCGCCCGCGTCGAGGGGGACACCTGCGAGGTGTGGGCTCCCTCCCAGCACCCGCAGGCCGCGCGAGCGGAGGCCGCGCGTGTGCTCGGGATGCCCGTGGAGAAGGTCACGGTCCACGTGACGTTCCTGGGCGGTGGCTTCGGTCGCAAGTCGAAGGCCGACTTCGTCTCCGAGGCCGCCTGGCTCGCGAAGGAGGTGGGCGTTCCCGTGCGCGTGCAGTGGACGCGCGAGGACGACGTCCATCACGACTACTACAACACCGTGAGCATGCAGCGCCTCAGCGCGGGCCTCGACGAGCGCGGCAAGGTCATCGCCTGGAAGCACCGCACCGCGTTCCCGCCGATCGGGTCGACCTTCGCGCCCACCAACCTGCCTTCGGTGAGGGATCTCCAGCAGGGCGTGCTGGACCTCGGGCTCGGGGTTCCCAACCTCCGCGCGGAGGCGTGCCAGGCGAATGCCCACGTCCGCATCGGCTGGCTCCGGTCCGTCTACAACATCTTCCACGCGTTCTCGGTCAACTCGTTCATCGACGAGATCGCCCATGCCCGGGGCGAGGATCCCCGTGACGTGATGTTGGAGGTGCTCGGGCCGCCCCGGACCATGGGCCTGGCGGAGCTCGGCGTCGAGCAACTCACGAACTACGGCATGTCGCTGGACGTGCACCCCGTGGACGTCGGCCGCCTGCGTCGCGTCATCGAGCGCGTGACGCAGCTCGCTCCGTGGCGCGACCGGAAGAAGGAGGACAGGGCCCTGGGCCTCGCCGCGCACCGGAGCTTCCTCTCCTACGTGGCGGTGGTCGCCTCCGTCGTGCGCAATCCGAGCGGCAAGCTCTCGGTCGATGAGGCCTGGGTCGTGGTCGATGCGGGCACGGTCATCAACCCGGATCGCACCCGGGCCCAGATGGAGGGCTCGGTCATCTTCGGGATGAGCCTGGCCTTGTACGGCGGCGTGACGATGAAGGGCGGTGCGGTCGAGCAGTCGAACTTCCGCGACCTCCGGCTGGTGCGCATCGGCGAGGCGCCTCGAAAGATCCACGTGGAGATCATCTCCAGCGACGGGCCTCCGGGAGGCATCGGCGAGCCGGGTGTCCCGCCTGTCGCTCCCGCCATCGCCAATGCCCTCTTCGCGCTCACGGGGACGCGTGTGCGCGAGCTCCCGCTCTCCCGAGCGCTCCAGGTCTGA